Sequence from the Nitrospirota bacterium genome:
GGACCAGGGAATATCCGCGAACAGCTCGGGCGCGGGTCGCTTTAACCCGATCAGATAATAGCCTCCGTCGCAGGCCGGCCCCAGCACCAGATCGTGGTCTGCAAGCAGCGTCAGCGCGTCACGGTAGGTGTCTAATAGAAGCGATGGCACGTCCGTCCCGACGAGCAGCACCTGCTTGTATCCCGATGAAAACACCGTCGAGCACGCGTGGGTCATGCGGGCGCCGAGGTCCTCGCCCACCTGATCCAACAGCTTCACTCCGTGCCGTTCCTCCAGAATCTTAAAGAAGACGTGCCGGGCGGACGGCGCGCAGGCCAGGGAGCGGTCCAGCGGGAGGCGGTGTTTGGCGATCGCGGTCTTGCTGCGCTCCAAGGCGTCGAGGACGAAGCTCCCGTGCAGGCTGGCGGCTTCGTCGGGCGTCAACGGCGGGCAGAGGCGTGTCTTGACCTGGCCCGCAATCGGAGCCTTGGCGAAGATGATCAGGGCGCTGTCGGCGCGCGTGACACGTGACGCGTGATGCGTGACGGGTGAGGGATGCGGCGAATTTTCTCTCTCGTGACGCGTGACGCGTGACTCGTCACGAGACGGTTTACCTGACCGCGACATAGAAATCCTTGAGGCGATGAGGGTTGACCCCGAGCCAATAGAGCAACCGCAGCGTCCACATCAGCAGAATCGTACGAAGGGGACCACAGGCGTCCCAGCGCCGATAGGACGTCACGACCGTCGCGGACAACGCCGCGACCCGGCCCATGCGCCTGAGCCGGTCGGTGAAGTCGATGTCCTCCATGAGCGGAATGTCCGCATACCCGCCCAACCGATCGAAGACCGTCCTGCGGACGAAGATCGCCTGATCGCCCGTCGCAATGCCGGTGAGACGGGACCGCAGATTCATCATTGTGCCGATGGCGCGACCGAGGCGCGAGTCGCGGTCGAACCGGACGTCGAACCGGCCGCCGATGCAGGCCGGGTCGCGCAGCGCGTCGAGGATCGCGTCTTTGGCTTCGCGCGGCAACAGGGTGTCGGCGTGCAGGAACAGCAGGACGTCGCTTTTTGCTTCCGCCGCTCCGCGGTTCATCTGCCGCGCGCGACCCGGAGGCGAGGTCAACAGCAGGACCTGCGTTCGAGATTCGAGGTTCGACGTTGCGACCTGAAACTTCGAACTTCGAACTTCGAACTGATTGGCGATCTCCCGCGTGCGGTCGCCGCTGCCGCCGTCGACCACGATGATTTCGTCAAACCCGAGTCCGATGGTGTGGGAGAGCGTGCGGGGAAGCGCCTGTTCTTCGTTCAAGGTCGGAATGACGACGGCGATCGTCATCGGCTGCCTGGCTGGAGGCCGGGAGGTCAATGGTCAATCGTCAACGGTGATCAACGTGGCTCCTCCGGCATCCGTCGCCATTGACCCCTTGACCAATGACCGTTGACCCGTGTCACCGCTTATCCGGCGGAGCGGTCTTGAACATGAAGAAGGTGACGATGGCGACGGTGGACCAAAAGACGACCTGCTTGTGCCAAAACAGCACTTCGCCATAGTGGAGGAACGCCAAGCCGACCGCGACAGCCGCGGTCACGATGCTGTAGCGGAACGTCGGATTCTCGATGACGGAGCCGGCCCAGATGGCGAGGCCGCCGAAGTAGATGATCATCGGCACGACGTTGATCTCGAACCCTCCGCTGATGGAGAGGAACACGTTCAGGAACCCGATGAACATGAGGACGGTGCCGGTCATCATACCGGCCACGTGGGTCGGATGCTCGCCCTCGGATTCCTTCTCGGGATCGCGCCGCGGCTGAGTCGGAGTCGTGGAGGGACGCTCGTCGGGGCGGTGCTCGGAGGTCATGGACGCCGCCTTCAAGATTTGAAGTGCTTGCTCAACGTGAGGCCTTGTCGCTGGTACGACGAGCCAAGGGCCGACCCATAGACCTGCGCCGGGGTCTCCAGCATCCTGTCATATACAACCTTGAAGAAGGTTTGTCCATCGTGGATCAGGAAGGGCACATCGTGCGGGCGCACTTCCAATACCACCTGGGTCCCGTGCAATTCACCCCGGCCATACCCGAATCCCGGATCGAAGAACCCGGCGTAATGGGTGCGGAGTTCGCCGCAGGCGGCTTCATAGGCCACCATCTCCGCCGCGTAGCCGGGCGGAACCCGGATCCGTTCTTTGGACGCCAGGATGTAGAACTCTTCCGGTTCGAGCAATAGACTGTCCTGCCGGTGCCTATGGATCGGCTCCCAAAAGTCGAGCGCGGCGTAGTAGCCGATCCTGGACAAGTCGATGACGTGGCTGTTTTTCTTGGCTCGGTAGCCGATGATCGCGTCTTCGCCGCGGTCCGCGCCCTTCAGATCGATGCGGAGGAAGAGGCCCCGATCGGTCCGCAGGTCGCGGCCGGCGACAGGTTTGCCGGTCGGCTGGTTGTGATAGAGCAGCGGCTCGGATTTGTGGAGCGTTTTCAGCGCCGCATCCGAGACCGCTGCTTGCCCGCGAACGAACCGGATCTGGTTGAGGGAATAGCCCGTCCTGACCTTGATGGCGAAGGAACGCGGCACGACCTCCAGATAGAGCGGCCCGTGGTACCCCGGGCGGACCTCGTCGAAGCCGGCGGTCAGGTCGGTCACGACGCGGGTGAAGACGTCCAGCCGGCCGGTTGTGCTCTTGGGATTGGCCCTGGCTCTGAGGTCCTTCGGCAACTTCAGACTTTCCAGCAGGGGGACCAGGTAAACGTGACCCTTTTCGAGAATGGCGCTGCCCGTCAGGTCCATCTCGTACATCACGAGATCGGACTGGTAGAAGTCCAGGACGTTGAGCCGGCTGGTGATCTCGGACAACTCCGGCAGGAAACTGCTGATGAGCCGGTACGCCTTGCGTCCCAGCCGC
This genomic interval carries:
- a CDS encoding TIGR04282 family arsenosugar biosynthesis glycosyltransferase, with amino-acid sequence MSRSGKPSRDESRVTRHERENSPHPSPVTHHASRVTRADSALIIFAKAPIAGQVKTRLCPPLTPDEAASLHGSFVLDALERSKTAIAKHRLPLDRSLACAPSARHVFFKILEERHGVKLLDQVGEDLGARMTHACSTVFSSGYKQVLLVGTDVPSLLLDTYRDALTLLADHDLVLGPACDGGYYLIGLKRPAPELFADIPWSTDRVLDLTRQKADRLGFKTGLLPAQRDIDTIDDLLALIEEAGMGREVRGITPRPSPLATSLSPRTRDALELIAQRLRSRLPQSQGKAGTRSMGNPP
- a CDS encoding TIGR04283 family arsenosugar biosynthesis glycosyltransferase — encoded protein: MTIAVVIPTLNEEQALPRTLSHTIGLGFDEIIVVDGGSGDRTREIANQFEVRSSKFQVATSNLESRTQVLLLTSPPGRARQMNRGAAEAKSDVLLFLHADTLLPREAKDAILDALRDPACIGGRFDVRFDRDSRLGRAIGTMMNLRSRLTGIATGDQAIFVRRTVFDRLGGYADIPLMEDIDFTDRLRRMGRVAALSATVVTSYRRWDACGPLRTILLMWTLRLLYWLGVNPHRLKDFYVAVR
- a CDS encoding 2'-deoxycytidine 5'-triphosphate deaminase; protein product: MKRPARLNGILPYQQIKQLIASRAIRSETPIEDRQIQPASLDLRLGRKAYRLISSFLPELSEITSRLNVLDFYQSDLVMYEMDLTGSAILEKGHVYLVPLLESLKLPKDLRARANPKSTTGRLDVFTRVVTDLTAGFDEVRPGYHGPLYLEVVPRSFAIKVRTGYSLNQIRFVRGQAAVSDAALKTLHKSEPLLYHNQPTGKPVAGRDLRTDRGLFLRIDLKGADRGEDAIIGYRAKKNSHVIDLSRIGYYAALDFWEPIHRHRQDSLLLEPEEFYILASKERIRVPPGYAAEMVAYEAACGELRTHYAGFFDPGFGYGRGELHGTQVVLEVRPHDVPFLIHDGQTFFKVVYDRMLETPAQVYGSALGSSYQRQGLTLSKHFKS